The genomic stretch GGAATCCTCCTTTTACAGCATCGTCTGAAACCACGTCGGAGAGCACCCATAGGCGATTATCAGAATTGGCAAAAGACAAAGGTTCGTAACAAGCGTTAATAGCCAATTTCGCATGGCTTTCCGTTTGGTAAAACTCTGCAGTGGTATAAAGTCCTTGAGGTTTTTCATCTAAAAACTTATTACAGGATGTCATCATTAAAAAACAAAGTGTGATTATGGTATATATAAATGTTTTCATCTGTGTATCTTTTTAATTAAAAACTCATATTAAATCCTAATGTATAAACTCGTGCCATGGGGTAGGTTCCCCAATCTATGCCTTTAGCCAAATCACCTTCTCCAACAGCATTATCACTGGTTTGCATCTCTGGATCTAACCCGGGGTATTTAGTGAATGTGAATAAATTCTGGACGCTGAGATAAATTCTTAGAGATTTGATAATGGTTTTATTCTTACCTATATCGCTAATGGTATATCCGAGATTTACATTCTTAATTCGCACATAGGAAGCATCAAAAAGGAATCGGGTGGAAGGTTTCTTATTATTTGCAGCTCCTTGCCAAGAGACTCTAGGTTGTGTATCACTAGTTCCTGAGCCTGTCCATCGGTCATCATATACCCTAGTTGTCACATTAAAAGCTCTATAAAATCCTTCTATATCATGTGCCGCCTGCCAGTACACTTCATTTCCAAACACGCCTTCAACAAAAAGGGTAAAATCCCATTTCTTATAGTTTAAACCCATATTAAAGCCCAAAGTATAATCAGGAATTGGGCTTCCTACATGTGCTCTATCATAAGAATCTATAATACCATCGGGGCTACCAGTGGGTCCACTAATATCTTTATATTTAACATCCCCCGGCTTTATATCACTACCTTGATAGGCATGAGTAAAAATATCTGTTTCATCTTGAAAGATGCCTTCCATTTCGTATAAATAAAAAGAGCCCACAGGATGTCCTTCTTCAGTGAGTGTTGCAAATACTCCATTATCAATTCTTCCTGCAGGAATAGGGTTTCCATCGTATAACTCCAGTACTTCATTATTTACATGAGAGAATACAAATGCTAAATCATATTTTACTTTTCCTAGTTGATCTTTATAACTTAATTCAAGTTCTATCCCGTTATTCTTAATTTTGGCAGCATTAACCACTGGAGGAGATGCTTCACCACTGCTAGGAGGAAGTGGTGCATTAATCAGCACATCATCTGATATTTTGTCGAAATAATCAAAGACTACAAATAGTTTATTTCCAAAGAGTCCCAAATCTAAACCAATATCTACTTGAGTTTGACTTTCCCAACGAATATTCTCATTACCATGTTGCGATAAATAATAACCTGACATGGCCGTGGTACCAAAGGGATAATAAGAACCTGATGAAATGATGGATGCATAACTGTAATTTCCAATTTTCTGATTTCCTAAAACCCCTGCACTCATACGGAGTTTTAAGTAGGACAGCATGTCGACATCCTTTAAGAAAGATTCCTTATCCACTCGCCATCCAATAGCAGCAGCAGGGAAAAAGGACCAAGGATAATTAGAACCGAAACGAGAAGAGCCATCCTCACGAACCACGATTTCTGCATAGTATTTCTTTTCATAATCATAAGAGATTCTACCAAAGAAGGACAATAATGCCCAGCTTTCTTGCCAGCCATCAACACGCTGATTGGTGGTGCCATTAGAGAGATATCGCAAACTAGGAATTTGATCTGGAAAATTTTGAGCAGAACCTTGCTGCCCAACAGAGGTGTTTTTTATGGCCTCCATTCCTACCAGTATATTCAAATTATGCTTTTCATTGAATACTTTATCATAAGTTAATGTATTTTTCCAAGTTTGTTCACTGGTTATGAGCGATTGCTGCACCAATGTGTTTGGATTATTAATTCGCCCATCATAACCCCAGTTTTCGTTAAATCTCTTGTCTCCCAAAGACAAATAATCCAAGCCAAAATCTGTTCTGAATGTAAAATGATCATTTATCTTCCAATTGAGAAAAATATTACCCAAGAGACGATGTTCTTTCAATCTCCAATCGTATTTATTGGCAAATCCAACCGGATTATAACCATCTCCCATAAACTGAGCTGCTTCAGGGTAATAATCTACATATTCACCATTATCGTCGTAAATGGAATATAAAGGCGCTCTAAAAAAAGCATAACGAACAACAGAGCCCCCATTTCCGCCATATCCATCTCCAGAACTGCCAACTTTATCAGTGATGGCACTAGATAAGTTAATATTGGTTCCTATTTGTACCTTATCAGACAAATTGCTATTCATGGATGTTCTGAAGGAATACTTATCATATCCTGAATTAATAATAATTCCATCCTGATGAAAATAATTACCCGAAACAATATAATTCATCTTCTCATTACCGCCGCTTACACTTAAACTTGTTGAGGTAATGACCGCAGGCCTAAATATTTCATCCCAATAATTTACATTAGACATGGTGTCAGCCATTTCGGAGCTAATAATAGCTCTTCCGTCATTATTAGCCGCTTCGTTATATAATTCGATATATTGATCCTTATCACACATCTCCGTTAAATTAGTAGCGGTTTGAATACCAGTATAAGAGTCGAAATTTATTCTCATGCCGCCTTCTTTTCCTTTTTTAGTGGTGATCAGTACCACCCCTCCTGAAGCACGAGAGCCATATATGGAAGCAGCGGCCGCATCTTTTAAAATAGATATGGACTCAATTTCACTAGGGATAACAGCGTTGCCGTCAGTGGTTGGGATTCCATCAATAATATACAAAGGCGAATTATCGTTGAATGTACCTGTTCCTCTAATTCTGATAGAGGTTCCGGCACCAGGAGCACCAGAGTTTTGAGTAACACTTACACCTGTGGCCTTTCCTTGTAAGGCCTGTCCAACATCAGCCACCGGGAGGTTGGAGATTTCTTTAGATTTAACAACAGAGACGGCACCAATAATATCTGTTTGTTTCTTTATGCCATAGCCAATGGCGACGGCCTCATCCAAAGTAAAAACAGCCATTTCTAGTATCACATTTATCTCCGTATGACCTGCAATTCCAACAATCTGCTTTTCGAAGCCTATATATGTAAAAACCAGCGTGTCATCAAGACTTGGGACTTCAAGTTCGTAACGTCCATCAATGTCACTAACTGCACCTTGAAAGGTGCCTTTCAATACAACACTTACGCCAATTAAAGTCTCTCCAAGATCATCAGTGATGAGTCCTTTTATAATTGTTTTTTTGGTTTTCTGAACATCCTCCACTTTTGGCATAATCACAATATGGTTATCCAAAATTTCGAAGGATAATCCAGTCCCTTTCAAACCTTGACTTAGAAGTGTGCTTATATCAGATTCTTCTTTGTTAACAGATATATCCTTATTAAGGTCTACCTGGTCGTTTTGATAGAATATTTTATATGTTCCTTTATTTTCAATAAATCGAAATAAATCATTAAGTGTCTGATTATCTGTATCTTTATCATTTTGTGCTAGAGCACTTATAGAGAAGCTAGTTAAATAAACAGTAAAACATAATAACAAAAACCATTTAATGCTCAGGTTTTTAAAAGAATAGAATTTTCTCATAATCAATCATTTAAAAAACAACTTATTTTATAATCACTGTATCGTTATGTATCTCATATTCAAACGGTGTAGGCAATTTGATAACCGCCAGAATGCTATTGATATCGTCTTCGGTAGTAAAGCAACCCGTATAATTGCACTTTCCTACATTTTTATTCTGCAGAATGAAAGTTAGGTTATGGGTTCGCTCAAGTATTTTAAGTATTTCGGTGAATTTTTGGTTCTTGAACACGATT from Lentimicrobium sp. L6 encodes the following:
- a CDS encoding TonB-dependent receptor; the protein is MRKFYSFKNLSIKWFLLLCFTVYLTSFSISALAQNDKDTDNQTLNDLFRFIENKGTYKIFYQNDQVDLNKDISVNKEESDISTLLSQGLKGTGLSFEILDNHIVIMPKVEDVQKTKKTIIKGLITDDLGETLIGVSVVLKGTFQGAVSDIDGRYELEVPSLDDTLVFTYIGFEKQIVGIAGHTEINVILEMAVFTLDEAVAIGYGIKKQTDIIGAVSVVKSKEISNLPVADVGQALQGKATGVSVTQNSGAPGAGTSIRIRGTGTFNDNSPLYIIDGIPTTDGNAVIPSEIESISILKDAAAASIYGSRASGGVVLITTKKGKEGGMRINFDSYTGIQTATNLTEMCDKDQYIELYNEAANNDGRAIISSEMADTMSNVNYWDEIFRPAVITSTSLSVSGGNEKMNYIVSGNYFHQDGIIINSGYDKYSFRTSMNSNLSDKVQIGTNINLSSAITDKVGSSGDGYGGNGGSVVRYAFFRAPLYSIYDDNGEYVDYYPEAAQFMGDGYNPVGFANKYDWRLKEHRLLGNIFLNWKINDHFTFRTDFGLDYLSLGDKRFNENWGYDGRINNPNTLVQQSLITSEQTWKNTLTYDKVFNEKHNLNILVGMEAIKNTSVGQQGSAQNFPDQIPSLRYLSNGTTNQRVDGWQESWALLSFFGRISYDYEKKYYAEIVVREDGSSRFGSNYPWSFFPAAAIGWRVDKESFLKDVDMLSYLKLRMSAGVLGNQKIGNYSYASIISSGSYYPFGTTAMSGYYLSQHGNENIRWESQTQVDIGLDLGLFGNKLFVVFDYFDKISDDVLINAPLPPSSGEASPPVVNAAKIKNNGIELELSYKDQLGKVKYDLAFVFSHVNNEVLELYDGNPIPAGRIDNGVFATLTEEGHPVGSFYLYEMEGIFQDETDIFTHAYQGSDIKPGDVKYKDISGPTGSPDGIIDSYDRAHVGSPIPDYTLGFNMGLNYKKWDFTLFVEGVFGNEVYWQAAHDIEGFYRAFNVTTRVYDDRWTGSGTSDTQPRVSWQGAANNKKPSTRFLFDASYVRIKNVNLGYTISDIGKNKTIIKSLRIYLSVQNLFTFTKYPGLDPEMQTSDNAVGEGDLAKGIDWGTYPMARVYTLGFNMSF